One genomic window of Citrobacter sp. Marseille-Q6884 includes the following:
- the gloB gene encoding hydroxyacylglutathione hydrolase, protein MNLNSIPAFQDNYIWVLTNNEGRCLIVDPGEAAPVLNAIAEHNWVPEAILLTHHHQDHVGGVKELVQRFPQIVVYGPAETQDKGTTHIVEDGDIALVLGHEFRVFATPGHTLGHICYFSHPYLFCGDTLFSGGCGRLFEGTAAQMYQSLKKISALPDDTLICCAHEYTLANMKFALSILPHDSFINEYYRKVNELRVKKQMTLPVILKNERRNNLFLRTEDIDLINEINKETILQQPEERFAWLRSKKDTF, encoded by the coding sequence ATGAATCTTAACAGTATTCCCGCATTTCAGGACAATTACATCTGGGTCCTGACAAATAATGAAGGCCGTTGTCTGATTGTCGACCCTGGCGAAGCAGCTCCGGTGCTAAACGCCATTGCAGAGCATAACTGGGTGCCCGAGGCCATTCTCCTCACCCATCACCACCAGGATCACGTTGGTGGTGTGAAAGAGCTTGTGCAGCGTTTTCCACAAATTGTGGTTTACGGACCGGCAGAAACACAAGATAAGGGAACGACACACATAGTCGAAGATGGCGATATTGCTCTCGTTTTAGGGCATGAATTTCGTGTATTTGCCACTCCCGGTCACACTTTAGGACATATCTGTTACTTTAGTCATCCTTATCTGTTTTGCGGAGATACTCTCTTTTCTGGCGGCTGCGGCAGACTGTTTGAAGGCACGGCCGCACAGATGTATCAATCACTTAAAAAAATAAGCGCACTCCCTGATGACACATTAATATGTTGCGCACATGAATATACTTTAGCAAATATGAAGTTTGCATTAAGCATTCTCCCGCACGATTCGTTCATAAACGAATATTATCGTAAAGTTAATGAGTTACGCGTAAAAAAACAAATGACACTACCCGTAATTCTGAAAAATGAACGACGAAATAATCTTTTTTTAAGAACGGAAGATATTGATTTAATTAATGAAATAAACAAAGAAACAATATTGCAACAACCTGAAGAGCGTTTTGCCTGGTTAAGGTCAAAGAAAGATACGTTCTGA
- a CDS encoding class I SAM-dependent methyltransferase — protein MKPARIPQTVVAPVSWDDLPWGEHYREALEHQLNPWFAKMYGFHLLKIGNLSAEINSEACAVSHQVNVSTQGSPMQVLADPLQLPFADKSVDVCLLAHTLPWCADPHRLLREADRVLIDDGWLILSGFNPISLMGLRKLVPVLRKTSPYNSRMFTLMRQMDWLSLLNFEVLHYSRFHVLPWKKQGGKMLSAHVPALGCMQLVVARKRTIPLTLNPMKQNKNKARIRQAVGATRQYRKPDA, from the coding sequence ATGAAACCGGCAAGGATCCCTCAAACTGTCGTAGCGCCCGTTAGCTGGGATGATTTGCCCTGGGGCGAGCACTATCGTGAGGCGCTGGAGCATCAGCTTAATCCGTGGTTCGCAAAAATGTACGGTTTTCATCTGCTTAAGATTGGCAATTTAAGCGCAGAAATCAATTCCGAAGCGTGCGCCGTTTCTCATCAGGTAAATGTTTCCACGCAAGGTTCGCCGATGCAGGTGCTGGCTGATCCTTTACAACTGCCTTTTGCCGATAAATCTGTCGATGTCTGTTTGTTGGCGCATACGTTGCCGTGGTGTGCCGATCCTCATCGATTACTGCGGGAAGCCGATCGCGTGCTCATCGATGATGGCTGGTTGATATTGAGCGGATTCAATCCAATAAGTTTGATGGGGTTGCGTAAGTTGGTGCCGGTATTACGCAAAACATCGCCCTATAACAGCAGGATGTTTACACTGATGCGCCAAATGGACTGGCTCTCTTTGTTGAATTTTGAAGTACTGCACTATAGCCGTTTTCATGTTTTGCCCTGGAAAAAGCAGGGTGGGAAAATGTTAAGTGCGCATGTTCCCGCTTTGGGATGCATGCAACTCGTTGTTGCGCGCAAGCGAACGATTCCGCTTACGCTTAACCCCATGAAACAAAATAAAAACAAAGCGCGTATCCGCCAGGCCGTGGGGGCAACCCGGCAATATCGCAAACCGGACGCTTAA
- the dnaQ gene encoding DNA polymerase III subunit epsilon, protein MSTGITRQIVLDTETTGMNQIGAHYEGHKIIEIGAVEVVNRRLTGNNFHVYLKPDRLVDPEAFGVHGIADEFLLDKPVFADVADEFLDYIRGAELVIHNASFDIGFMDYEFAKLNRDIPKTNAICKVTDSLALARKMFPGKRNSLDALCSRYEIDNSKRTLHGALLDAQILADVYLMMTGGQTTMAFSMEGDSQQQGDTGIQRIVRQSSKLRVVFATDEELAAHESRLDLVQKKGGSCLWRA, encoded by the coding sequence ATGAGCACTGGAATTACACGACAGATCGTCCTCGATACCGAAACCACCGGTATGAACCAGATTGGCGCCCACTACGAAGGCCACAAGATTATTGAGATCGGTGCGGTCGAAGTGGTGAACCGCCGCCTGACGGGCAATAACTTCCACGTTTACCTGAAACCGGATCGGCTGGTGGACCCGGAAGCGTTTGGTGTACATGGAATTGCGGACGAATTCCTGCTTGATAAACCTGTTTTTGCCGATGTCGCCGATGAGTTTCTGGACTATATCCGCGGTGCGGAGCTGGTCATTCATAACGCATCGTTTGATATCGGCTTTATGGATTATGAGTTTGCTAAGCTCAATCGTGATATCCCGAAAACGAACGCGATATGCAAAGTCACGGATAGCCTGGCGCTGGCGAGGAAAATGTTCCCCGGCAAGCGTAACAGTCTTGATGCACTGTGCTCGCGTTATGAGATAGACAACAGCAAACGTACATTGCACGGCGCATTGCTCGATGCCCAGATTCTGGCCGATGTTTATCTGATGATGACGGGCGGGCAGACAACGATGGCATTTTCAATGGAAGGTGACAGCCAGCAGCAAGGGGACACAGGCATTCAGCGCATTGTGCGGCAGTCCAGTAAGTTACGCGTTGTTTTTGCCACTGATGAAGAGTTAGCGGCCCATGAATCGCGCCTCGACCTGGTACAGAAGAAAGGCGGAAGTTGCCTCTGGCGTGCATAG
- a CDS encoding Spy/CpxP family protein refolding chaperone produces the protein MKNFVRMTLLAATLAGASFSTLASNVSNVPAPAQDPVVQRLKLSNDQVSQIKKLHQQLEDNISQISVKDVKDGALIDVIKSGKWDDAAVKHQLAAFGNIEQQARYYRVKYYFDLNKVLTPEQRQLVQKDIAQTLSE, from the coding sequence ATGAAGAACTTCGTACGTATGACTTTGCTGGCCGCGACCCTGGCTGGCGCCTCTTTTAGCACGCTTGCATCCAATGTATCCAACGTTCCTGCACCTGCCCAGGATCCGGTCGTACAACGCCTTAAACTGAGCAACGACCAGGTCTCTCAGATCAAAAAACTGCACCAGCAGCTTGAAGATAATATTAGTCAGATTTCAGTGAAGGACGTCAAAGACGGCGCGCTGATTGATGTTATCAAGTCAGGGAAATGGGATGACGCGGCGGTGAAACACCAGCTTGCCGCATTCGGCAATATCGAACAACAGGCGCGTTATTATCGGGTGAAATACTACTTTGACCTGAACAAAGTCCTCACGCCAGAGCAGCGTCAACTGGTTCAGAAAGATATCGCCCAGACACTGAGCGAATAA
- a CDS encoding amidohydrolase — MPGLKITLLQQPLVWMDGPANLRHFDRQLETITGRDIIVLPEMFTSGFAMEAATQSMPQDGVVSWMIAKAQQTNALIAGSAAIQSERGPVNRFLLVEPEGSVHFYDKRHLFRMADEHQYYQAGEERVIVEWRGWRILPLVCYDLRFPVWSRNRNDYDLVLYVANWPAPRSLHWQALLTARAIENQAYVAGCNRVGTDGNGHHYRGDSRVVNPQGEIIATAEPHQATRIDAELSLALLREYREKFPAWQDADIFSLQR; from the coding sequence GTGCCTGGTTTAAAGATTACCCTTTTGCAGCAACCGCTGGTGTGGATGGACGGCCCGGCAAACCTGCGTCATTTTGACAGACAACTGGAAACCATTACCGGACGCGACATCATTGTGTTACCCGAGATGTTTACCAGCGGATTTGCCATGGAAGCGGCAACCCAATCAATGCCACAGGACGGGGTTGTCAGCTGGATGATTGCCAAAGCGCAGCAGACAAATGCCCTGATAGCAGGCAGTGCTGCAATACAGTCGGAACGGGGCCCGGTAAATCGTTTTTTACTGGTTGAACCTGAAGGTTCTGTGCATTTCTATGACAAACGCCATCTGTTTCGCATGGCGGACGAACATCAATATTATCAGGCAGGTGAAGAGCGGGTGATCGTTGAATGGCGTGGCTGGCGTATTCTACCGCTGGTCTGCTACGACCTGCGTTTCCCGGTATGGTCGCGCAATCGCAACGATTACGACCTGGTTCTGTATGTCGCAAACTGGCCCGCTCCGCGCTCGCTTCACTGGCAGGCACTGCTTACCGCACGAGCGATTGAAAACCAGGCTTATGTAGCAGGATGTAACCGTGTTGGCACGGATGGTAATGGACATCATTACCGTGGCGACAGCCGGGTAGTGAATCCGCAGGGAGAAATCATTGCGACTGCAGAGCCCCATCAGGCAACACGGATCGATGCTGAACTGTCGCTAGCGTTATTGCGCGAGTATCGGGAGAAATTTCCCGCCTGGCAGGACGCCGACATCTTTTCGCTTCAGAGATAA
- the ivy gene encoding Ivy family C-type lysozyme inhibitor, producing MLKVITAIAALMVTSSALAQSDLTVSDLAKNEATRTAFNQMVKGHKLPAWVSKGGTSSPAKTVILGDESWQVLSACKPHDCGAERVAVLWSEKSQQMSGVLSVVNENTTQEKLTWMNVSDALSIDGKTVLFAALSGSLENHPDAFNYK from the coding sequence ATGTTAAAGGTAATTACCGCGATTGCAGCCCTGATGGTGACATCAAGCGCACTGGCACAAAGTGATTTAACCGTCAGTGACCTGGCAAAAAATGAGGCAACCAGGACGGCATTTAATCAAATGGTGAAGGGGCATAAACTACCGGCGTGGGTCAGTAAGGGTGGAACGTCCTCTCCGGCCAAAACCGTTATTCTGGGTGATGAGTCCTGGCAGGTTTTGAGTGCCTGTAAGCCACATGATTGCGGTGCAGAACGTGTTGCTGTGCTGTGGTCAGAGAAGTCTCAGCAGATGTCAGGTGTGCTCTCGGTGGTCAATGAAAATACCACCCAGGAGAAACTGACCTGGATGAATGTGAGTGATGCCTTATCTATTGATGGTAAAACGGTCCTGTTTGCAGCATTAAGTGGCAGCCTGGAGAATCACCCGGATGCATTTAACTATAAATAG
- a CDS encoding calcium-binding protein gives MLHRALTSLFSNNLVINFKGSDDHVTITSYASSTNHQIEQILLQTVQTGCRRIFWIIPWATSHHPSLPRQMRHRPAIDTDVTGAAG, from the coding sequence ATGTTGCATAGGGCGCTTACCTCGCTTTTCAGTAATAATCTGGTGATTAATTTTAAAGGCAGTGATGATCATGTAACAATCACCAGTTATGCTTCTTCCACTAATCATCAGATTGAGCAGATTCTTTTGCAGACGGTACAGACTGGCTGCCGAAGGATATTCTGGATCATACCATGGGCAACATCCCACCACCCATCACTGCCCCGGCAGATGCGCCATCGACCAGCCATTGATACAGATGTAACCGGAGCCGCTGGTTAA
- a CDS encoding calcium-binding protein — translation MGGPDPLGPPADARSPIILDLDGDGIETTSSQNYTFFDHDGNGFAENTGWVGKDDGLLVLDRNDDGNIDTGSELFGNNTRLINGKLAQNGYEALKDLDENQDGLINNLDSAWQQLKVWQDKNGNGQVDESELLSLDEVSVAEITTGYQSSDYVDAQGNAHKQTSTITMDDGSVHNSADVWFNINNGITTYDMNVVISKKILELPYIRGFGNMPDLYTAMTHNPELQALVERYVADPRSAESNALLDEIIFIWAGVFDVPVNSRGGNIDARHLAAIEVAAGVTYKNRVNGSVDPYIDAAMMLEKQYDEFAAYIEASLLAQTLYAEEFSLIKIAPNAEKNGLTLNFDAFESRLAELKKTDYERFIRISEVFNNKFVYAPQFNEVRERIGISENITVGTDNIDSLYGNDNADYLWGGVGDDSLSSGNGNDILVGGKGNDYLVGNYGSDTYLFNAGDGQDWITEKFTNSDDIDRLIFSEGLLAENAVLQRSGSNLLISFRDSTDSVTLDDYFFCEGHRYRVEEIAFADGTVWNVETVKAMLIVGTNEAQTLVAYSPGTEIHGAGGDDYLKGDKGADRLYGDEGNDSLIADSGNDLLAGGTGNDYLEGGYGSDTYLFNAGDGQDWITEKITNSDDIDRLIFGEGLLAENAILQRSGSNLLISFRDSTDSVTLDSYFFCEGNRYRVEEIVFADGTVWNVETVKAMLIVGTNEAQTLVAYSPGTEIHGASGDDYLKGDKGADRLYGDEGNDSLIADSGNDLLAGGAGNDYLEGYYGSDTYLFNIGDGQDWIKEHFTSDNDVDRLIFGEGLLAENAILQRSGDNLLISFRDSADSVTLDSYFFCEGNRYRVEEIVFADGTVWDIETVKAMLIVGTDEAQTLVAYSPGTEIHGAGGDDYLKGDKGADHLYGDEGNDSLVADSGNDLLAGGAGNDYLEGYYGSDTYLFNIGDGQDWIKEQFTGDNDVDRLILGEGLLAENAILQRSGSNLLISFRDSADSVTLDSYFFCEGNRYRVEEIVFADGTVWDIETVKAMLIVGTDEAQTLVAYSPGTEIHGAGGDDYLKGDKGADRLYGDEGNDSLIADSGNDLLAGGAGNDYLEGYYGSDTYLFNIGDGQDWIKEHFTSDNDVDRLVLGEGISQENILLRRNGNNLVVTFRDSTDTVTLDSFFYIENNRYRVDEIVFADGTVWDTQKMKEMALVGTEAAETLQAYSGGNEIHGAGGNDTLRGYTGADKLYGDEGNDTLTGDSSNDELHGGAGDDLLDAGTGDDLLAGGAGNDNLKGGSGSDTYLFNAGDSQDSITEGSSDNGNIDTLRFGEGLLAENAILQRSGNNLVISFKGCDDQVTIVNYISSVNNQIEQIIFADGTAWDVAAVESMLLAGTEDDQKLVAFVTGSEIHASGGDDTLTGSDAADKLYGDDGNDTLNSGYGNDELHGGTGNDNLNGGTGSDTYLFNAGDGQDWITENSTYTPDVDRLVLGEGISQENILLRRNGNNLVVTFRDSTDTVTLADFYYKENNRYRVDEIVFADGTVWDTEKMKEMALVGTEAAETLQANTGGNEIHGAGGDDTLRGFTDADKLYGDEGNDTLTGDGSNDELHGGTGNDNLNGGTGSDTYLFNAGDGQDWITENFTYTTDVDRLVLGEGISQENILLRRNGNNLVVTFRDSTDTVTLADFYYKENNRYRVDEIVFADGTVWDTEKMKEMALVGTEAAETLQANTGGNEIHGAGGDDTLRGFTDADKLYGDEGNDTLTGDGSNDELHGGAGDDLLDAGTGDDLLAGGAGNDSLKGGSGSDTYFFNSGDGQDSITEGSSDNGNIDTLRFGEALQAENAIVQRKGNNLVITFAESTDSVTISDFFYSARYQVEHITFADGTDWQPQDILNHTVDNIPLPISAPADTPVPLQCVREQMAAFMASDDGDEESSMGNMPVLSTSRTSPHSLMHM, via the coding sequence ATGGGAGGCCCCGATCCCCTTGGTCCACCTGCCGATGCCAGAAGTCCAATCATCCTTGATCTTGATGGTGATGGTATTGAGACAACATCATCGCAGAACTACACCTTTTTTGATCATGATGGCAATGGCTTTGCTGAAAATACAGGATGGGTGGGGAAAGATGACGGATTGCTGGTACTGGATAGAAACGATGACGGTAATATCGATACCGGCAGCGAACTCTTTGGCAACAATACGCGGCTAATAAACGGTAAGCTGGCACAAAATGGTTATGAGGCGCTAAAAGATCTGGACGAAAACCAGGACGGTCTGATAAATAATCTGGATTCAGCCTGGCAGCAGTTAAAAGTCTGGCAGGATAAAAATGGCAATGGCCAGGTTGATGAAAGTGAATTGCTTTCACTCGATGAAGTCAGCGTGGCGGAAATAACGACAGGATACCAGTCATCCGATTATGTCGACGCGCAGGGAAATGCGCATAAGCAGACAAGTACCATTACTATGGATGATGGTTCTGTACATAATTCGGCGGATGTCTGGTTTAACATAAATAACGGCATTACAACGTATGATATGAATGTCGTAATTTCAAAAAAAATTCTTGAACTCCCTTATATCCGTGGCTTCGGTAATATGCCGGATTTATATACTGCCATGACCCATAACCCTGAACTTCAGGCACTCGTTGAACGTTACGTCGCAGACCCGAGAAGTGCAGAGTCGAACGCATTACTCGATGAAATCATCTTTATCTGGGCTGGTGTTTTCGACGTGCCAGTAAATAGCAGAGGTGGAAATATTGATGCCAGACATCTGGCCGCAATTGAAGTCGCTGCAGGAGTGACATATAAAAACAGAGTTAACGGATCAGTTGACCCTTATATAGATGCAGCGATGATGCTTGAAAAGCAATATGATGAGTTTGCTGCATATATTGAAGCCAGTTTGCTGGCTCAAACGCTTTATGCTGAAGAGTTTTCCCTGATTAAAATCGCCCCGAATGCAGAAAAGAATGGTTTAACACTTAATTTTGATGCCTTTGAGTCTCGTCTTGCAGAACTGAAAAAAACGGACTATGAGCGTTTTATTCGGATCTCTGAAGTTTTCAATAATAAATTCGTTTATGCCCCTCAATTTAATGAGGTACGTGAGCGTATTGGTATTTCAGAAAACATCACCGTTGGTACTGATAATATTGATTCCCTGTATGGTAATGATAATGCTGATTATCTATGGGGCGGTGTAGGTGACGATAGTCTGAGTAGTGGAAATGGTAATGATATCCTGGTGGGGGGAAAGGGGAATGACTATCTGGTGGGAAACTACGGGAGTGATACCTACCTGTTTAATGCCGGTGATGGCCAGGACTGGATAACCGAAAAGTTTACTAACAGTGATGATATTGACCGGCTTATTTTTAGTGAGGGCCTACTGGCAGAGAATGCCGTTCTGCAGCGCAGCGGCAGCAATCTGTTAATCAGCTTCCGTGACAGTACGGACAGCGTGACTCTCGATGATTATTTCTTCTGCGAAGGTCACCGCTACCGGGTGGAAGAGATTGCATTTGCCGACGGCACCGTCTGGAATGTTGAAACCGTAAAAGCGATGCTGATTGTTGGTACGAATGAGGCACAGACGCTGGTGGCCTACTCACCGGGTACAGAGATTCATGGCGCGGGCGGTGATGACTACCTGAAAGGGGATAAAGGTGCCGATCGTCTGTACGGCGATGAAGGCAATGACAGCCTCATCGCCGATAGCGGTAACGATCTGCTGGCTGGCGGCACAGGTAATGATTATCTGGAAGGAGGCTATGGAAGTGATACCTACCTGTTTAATGCCGGCGATGGCCAGGACTGGATAACCGAAAAGATCACTAACAGTGATGATATTGACCGGCTTATTTTTGGTGAAGGCTTACTTGCAGAAAATGCCATTCTGCAACGCAGCGGCAGCAATCTGTTAATCAGCTTCCGTGACAGTACGGACAGCGTGACTCTCGATAGTTATTTCTTCTGCGAAGGAAACCGCTACCGGGTGGAGGAAATTGTATTTGCGGACGGCACCGTCTGGAATGTTGAAACCGTAAAAGCGATGCTGATTGTTGGTACGAATGAGGCACAGACGCTGGTGGCCTACTCACCGGGTACAGAGATTCATGGTGCGAGTGGTGATGATTACCTGAAAGGGGATAAAGGTGCCGATCGTCTTTACGGTGACGAAGGTAATGACAGCCTCATCGCCGATAGCGGTAACGATCTGCTGGCTGGCGGCGCAGGTAATGATTATCTGGAGGGATACTACGGCAGCGATACCTACCTGTTCAATATCGGTGATGGTCAGGACTGGATCAAGGAGCACTTCACTTCTGACAATGATGTCGATCGTCTTATTTTTGGTGAAGGCTTACTGGCAGAGAATGCTATTCTGCAACGCAGCGGCGACAATCTGTTAATCAGTTTTCGTGACAGTGCTGACAGCGTAACCCTCGATAGTTATTTCTTCTGCGAAGGTAACCGCTACCGGGTGGAAGAGATTGTATTTGCCGATGGCACCGTCTGGGATATTGAAACTGTGAAAGCGATGCTGATTGTCGGTACGGATGAGGCACAGACGCTGGTGGCCTACTCGCCTGGTACCGAGATTCATGGTGCGGGCGGTGATGACTACCTGAAAGGGGATAAAGGTGCCGATCATCTGTACGGTGATGAAGGCAATGACAGCCTCGTCGCCGATAGCGGTAACGATCTGCTGGCTGGCGGCGCAGGTAATGATTATCTGGAGGGATACTACGGCAGCGATACCTACCTGTTCAATATCGGTGATGGTCAGGACTGGATCAAGGAGCAATTCACTGGCGACAATGATGTCGATCGGCTTATTTTGGGTGAAGGCTTACTGGCAGAGAATGCCATTCTACAACGCAGCGGCAGCAATCTGTTAATCAGTTTCCGTGACAGTGCGGACAGCGTGACCCTCGATAGTTATTTCTTCTGCGAAGGTAACCGCTACCGGGTGGAAGAGATTGTATTTGCCGATGGCACCGTCTGGGATATTGAAACTGTGAAAGCGATGCTGATTGTCGGTACGGATGAGGCACAGACGCTGGTGGCCTACTCGCCTGGTACCGAGATTCATGGCGCGGGTGGTGATGACTACCTGAAGGGGGATAAAGGTGCCGATCGTCTGTACGGCGATGAAGGCAATGACAGCCTCATCGCCGATAGCGGCAACGATCTGCTGGCTGGCGGCGCAGGTAATGATTATCTGGAGGGATACTACGGCAGCGATACCTACCTGTTCAATATCGGTGATGGTCAGGACTGGATCAAGGAGCATTTCACTTCCGACAATGACGTTGACCGGCTGGTGCTTGGTGAGGGCATTTCACAGGAAAATATCCTCCTGCGTCGTAATGGTAACAATCTGGTGGTTACTTTCCGCGACAGTACGGACACTGTGACACTGGATAGTTTTTTCTATATTGAAAACAACCGTTACCGGGTGGACGAGATCGTTTTTGCCGACGGTACCGTCTGGGATACCCAGAAAATGAAAGAGATGGCGCTTGTTGGAACAGAGGCCGCCGAGACACTGCAGGCCTACTCAGGAGGTAATGAAATTCACGGCGCGGGCGGGAATGACACGCTGAGAGGTTACACCGGAGCAGATAAGCTGTATGGCGATGAAGGCAACGATACGCTGACGGGCGACAGCAGTAATGATGAACTGCACGGTGGCGCGGGAGACGATCTTCTGGATGCAGGAACTGGCGACGACCTGCTGGCTGGTGGAGCCGGGAACGATAACCTGAAAGGTGGCTCTGGCAGCGATACTTACCTCTTCAATGCTGGCGATAGTCAGGACTCCATCACCGAAGGCAGCAGCGACAACGGCAACATTGATACCCTGCGTTTTGGCGAAGGCCTGCTGGCAGAAAATGCCATCCTGCAACGCAGCGGTAATAACCTGGTGATTAGCTTTAAAGGCTGCGATGACCAGGTGACCATTGTCAATTATATCTCTTCCGTAAATAACCAGATCGAGCAGATTATTTTTGCCGACGGTACTGCCTGGGATGTTGCCGCAGTTGAAAGCATGTTGCTGGCCGGGACTGAAGACGATCAAAAACTGGTGGCCTTCGTCACAGGCAGCGAAATCCACGCTTCTGGTGGCGACGATACACTGACGGGCAGTGATGCTGCAGACAAACTCTACGGCGACGATGGCAACGATACTCTCAACAGCGGGTATGGTAATGATGAACTGCACGGGGGAACGGGTAACGATAACCTGAACGGCGGTACCGGCAGCGATACTTACCTGTTCAACGCCGGCGATGGCCAGGACTGGATAACAGAGAACTCCACTTACACCCCTGACGTTGACCGGCTGGTGCTTGGAGAGGGAATATCGCAGGAAAATATCCTTCTGCGTCGTAATGGTAACAATCTGGTGGTCACCTTCCGTGACAGTACGGACACTGTGACACTGGCCGATTTTTACTATAAAGAAAACAACCGTTACCGGGTGGACGAGATCGTTTTTGCCGACGGCACTGTCTGGGATACCGAGAAGATGAAAGAGATGGCGCTTGTTGGAACAGAGGCCGCCGAGACTCTGCAGGCGAACACCGGCGGCAATGAAATTCACGGCGCGGGCGGGGATGACACGCTGAGAGGTTTTACCGACGCAGATAAGCTGTATGGCGATGAAGGGAACGATACGCTGACGGGCGACGGCAGTAATGACGAACTGCACGGGGGAACGGGTAACGATAACCTGAACGGTGGTACCGGCAGCGATACCTACCTGTTCAACGCCGGGGATGGCCAGGACTGGATAACAGAGAACTTCACTTATACCACTGACGTCGACCGGCTGGTGCTTGGAGAGGGAATATCGCAGGAAAATATCCTTCTGCGTCGTAATGGCAACAATCTGGTGGTCACCTTCCGTGACAGTACGGACACTGTGACACTGGCCGATTTTTACTATAAAGAAAACAACCGTTACCGGGTGGACGAGATCGTTTTTGCCGACGGCACTGTCTGGGATACCGAGAAGATGAAAGAAATGGCGCTTGTTGGAACAGAGGCCGCCGAGACTCTGCAGGCGAACACCGGCGGCAATGAAATTCACGGCGCGGGCGGGGATGACACGCTGAGAGGTTTTACCGACGCAGATAAGCTGTATGGCGATGAAGGGAACGATACGCTGACGGGTGACGGCAGTAATGACGAACTGCACGGTGGCGCGGGAGACGATCTTCTGGATGCAGGAACTGGCGACGACCTGCTGGCTGGTGGAGCCGGGAACGATAGCCTGAAAGGTGGCTCTGGCAGCGATACTTACTTCTTCAATTCAGGCGATGGTCAGGACTCCATCACCGAAGGCAGTAGCGACAACGGCAACATTGATACCCTGCGTTTTGGCGAAGCTCTGCAGGCAGAAAATGCCATCGTGCAGCGCAAAGGCAATAATCTGGTCATCACTTTCGCGGAAAGTACAGACAGCGTCACGATAAGCGATTTCTTCTATTCAGCAAGATATCAGGTTGAGCACATCACCTTTGCCGACGGTACCGACTGGCAGCCGCAGGATATTCTGAACCATACCGTGGATAACATCCCGCTCCCCATCTCCGCCCCGGCCGATACTCCCGTGCCGTTACAATGTGTGCGTGAGCAGATGGCGGCTTTTATGGCGAGCGACGATGGTGATGAAGAGAGCTCGATGGGGAATATGCCTGTGCTTTCAACTTCCCGGACGTCACCCCATTCATTGATGCATATGTAA